CCAGCGTAGCAACAACAAGTAGACGACGTGGCATTGTCATTCCTCTTCTTTCGAGCATTATCGTGATCAGGCAATAGATTTCTGTGACAGCCATCACATTTTATAGCAAACTAGGCCGTTCCCCCGGGCATTAAACACCCGCGACAACCAATAATCGCTGCGATAGCTGGAACTGCCCGGCTATACTTGCTCTTTTATAGCAACATTTTTCCGACCTGCGTGACTCCGTCTTCTTCATCCGTCATCCCGCGCGCCTGGATTGGTCCGGTCACATGGGTTAATGTCTTAAGCTGGCTAATCGCGATCGCGGCCGTGTTGCCGACGCTCTGGGCAGAGTGGGGCGTACCCCCGCAAATGTCGTTTTTTGGCAACGAACAATTGCGCGATGCATTCGTCCGCGCGCAATCGACGATCGCTCCCGAGCCGCGTATCCTCGTGGTCGACATCGACGAGGCCAGCATGAAGGCGCTCGGTCCATGGCCATGGCCGCGCGCCCGCCTGGCCGATCTCGTCGAAATCTTGCTGACCCGCTATGAAGCGCGCGGCATCGCGCTCGACATTCTGTTGCCGGAAGCAGCCGACCCGCCTGGCGATACGCGTTTGGCGATGCTGGCCATGAACGGACCGCTGGTGCTTGCCCAGGCTTTCGCCTATGACCCTGCCGGGCTGCGACCAGAACCCTTGCGCAGTGGCGTACTCGCCGGCGCCACCCATTATTACCGCGGTCCCGGCGTTCTCGCCACTGGCTACCTGGCCAACCATGCGGGCTTGGCGCGCGCACCGCACGTCGGCAACATCGGTTTCATCCCCGACAACGACGGCGTGCTGCGCCGCATTCCGCTGCTGACCCGCTTCGACGGCCGCGATTACCCGGCCCTCGCCCTTGCCCTCGTCAATTGCTGCACCGGTTCCCGCCCCCTGCAATTGGGCGATCCGGGCCTGATGCGCGTGTCGTTCCGACGCGACTGGAGCGCCTTCACGATCGCAAGCGCGGCCGATATCCTGTCCGGTAGCATCGACCCGGCCAGCGCCAGCGGGCGCCTCGTGCTGGTCGGCTCTTCCTCGATGAGCCTGACCGACCGCGTGGCGACGCCGCATGACGCCAGCCGCCCTGGCCTGGACGTACAGGCCGCCGTGCTGTCCGATCTGCTCGACCACCAAGCGGGCGCCGTGCCGCCACGCTGGCCCGGGCGTGCATTGGCAACAGCCTTCGCGCTGACCGCCGCGCTACTGGCGGCGTTGGCCTTTCCGCGCCTGGCAGCGCTGTCCAGCGTGGGCCTGCTGGCAGGCCTGTCGGTGCTGTGGGTTGGCGTGGCCTACCTGACGGCACCGCATGACCCGGGCTTCAGTACGACCGGACCGCTGGCCACCAATCTTTTCCTGCTCACGTTGGCCGTGCCCTTCCACTGGCAACAATCCCAGCAGCGCTCGCGCCACCTGCTCAGCACATTGCGCCAGTACGTGGCGCCGGCCGTCGTGCAAGAGCTATTGCGGAGCAATCTGCGCGACCCGCTGTCGCCCCGCCTGCTCGACGTGACCACGCTGATCGCCGACATGGAAGGCTATACCGGCCAGGTCGAGTCGTTGTCGATGGAGCAGGCTGCCGTCCTGACGCGCGAATTCCTCGACTGCCTGACCGAGCCCGTTTTCGAGCATGGCGGCACGCTCGACAAGTACACCGGCGACGGCCTGGTCGCGTTCTGGGGCGCGCCATTGCCGGTCGAACAGCACGCCGACCTGGCACTCGACGCCGCTCGCGCGATCGTCGAGCGCGTCTCTCGCCTCAGTGATGCACGCCAAGCACTCGGCTATCCGAGCCTGCGCGTACGCATCGGCATCGAAAGCGGCCTGGCGATGGCGGGCGACTTCGGCACCTCATTGCGCAGCATTTACACGGCGGTCGGGGACAGTGTGAATACCGCGTCGCGCCTGGAACAGGCCGCGCGCGAATTCACCTACGACGTGATCGTCGGCGCCGGTACGGTCGAACGAGCGGGCCGGCATCGTTTCCTGCCGCTGGGCGAGCGTCGCTTGCGCGGCAAGGGCAAGGCCACTGTCCTGTACACGGTCATCGACGGCGCCCCCGGTATCGAACAGCCGGTCCCGGCGCCGCCCATGGAGCGCCCAGCATGACGCATCCAGAACCGCGCCGGGCGGCCCTGGCCGCCCGGCTGCTGGCCTGCACCCTGCTGCTCGTGCCCACCGTCGCACGGGCCGGCCAGGACGCGCCGCTGCAACAGGACCTGTATCAGGACGCCCTGCAGGCGATCGCCGAAGGCCGTCGCACCGACGCCTCGAATGAACTGCGCCGCCTGATCGACAAGGAGCCGCTGCATGCCGGCGCCTGGGTCGACCTGGCGATGGCCCAGTGCGCACTCGGCCACGGGGACGAGGCCGAACGCCTATTCGCCGTCATCGAGACCCGCTTCAACCCCAGCCCGGCCATGCTGCAACTGATCGCCGAGACCCGCGAAGCCGGCTGCTCCACCTGGCATGCGCAATCGACATTCACGGTGACGACGGGCCGGGGCACCGACCAGAACGTCAACCAGGGGGCCAGCGCGTCCAGCTATACCCTGGATACAGGGTCCGGACCGATCGAATACGCGTTGTCGTCCGATTTCCTGCCGCACCACGATCAGTACACGATGGCAGCAGCGGATTACACGCGCGAACTCACGCGTAACGGAACCGTCGGCTTTGCCCAGTTTCTGGGGCGACGCAACGACCACCTGCATCGGTACGACAGTGCTTCGCTGTTCGCCGGCGTCGACGCACCTTGGCGCATCGGCCGATGGGCGTTGCGCACGACAGGCACACTGGGCAACATCACGCTGGGCGGCCACGACTACCAGCATCAGGTCCAGTTGCAGGCACGCATCGACCCACCCTTGCCGCTGCCTGGCGGCGTCCAGTTCGCCCTGCTGGCCAGCGCTGTTCACACGCAATTTCTGACGCTGGCGAACTTCGATTCGAACACCTATGCATTACGGGGAATACTGACCCACCGTAAAGAGGGCCGGTACGACAGTGTCGGCATTGGCCGCCTGGATGACCGCTCCGGCGCACTGCGTCCCGGCGGCAGCCGCATCGGCTGGTATGGCAACGTGCAGACGCGACGCGCGCTGTCGACCAGGCTGAGCGGCGAACTGGCCTATACGGCACAGTCCTGGCATGGTGACCAGCCGTATTCGCCGGGTCTGATCAACGCCGTACGCCGCCAGCTTACGCAATCGCTGCGCGTCTCGCTGAGCTATCGGCTCGATGAACATCAGAGCCTGCAACTGGAAGCACGTGCGGTCCGCAACCGGGAAAATATTTCTATTTTCGAATACAACAATCACCAGCTGCAACTGAGCTGGCAATGGCAGGGTTTCTGACATGGCGCCACGCACCCTCGAGCAGGCCACGGCCTCGCACGACAACGGTTTCAACCTCGTCCGGCTAGTGTGCGCCACGCTCGTGGTCGTTTTTCACGCCTTTCCGCTGAATTCGGCGCGGCCTGGCGCGTCCGACCCCGTCAGTCCGCTGCTGGCGCCGCACACCGACCTCGGCGCGCTCGCGGTCGGCGTCTTCTTCCTGATCAGCGGCATCTTCATCAGCCAGAGCTGGGAACGCGACCCGCACCTGGGCCGCTACCTGCTGCGCCGCGTGGCGCGCATCGTACCCGGCCTGTTCGTCTGCCTGCTCCTGACGACGGCGCTCGCGGTCGGCCTGTTTTCAAGCGCAGGCTGGCGCGGCATGCTGGCGCCGGCGCCGTGGCGCTACATCGTCGACAACACCGCGCTGCACTGGCTGCGCTACATCATCCCGCCGGAACAACTGACGCTCCCGGGCGTATTGAACGGCGAGACGCTGAACGGGCCGCTATGGACCCTGTACTGGGAAGGCCGGATGTACGTAGTGGTGGCGTTGGTCGGCCTCGCCGCCGCGCTGCCGCTGCGCACGTGGATGCGTGGTGCCGCGCTGTTCCTGCTGGCGGCGGCGAACCTGTTCCCGGACGTGATCGGCGGCTATGTGTGGGAGACGCGGCTCTGGTCGCTGTTCCTGACCGGCATGCTGCTGCACACGCTGGCGCGCGACCTGCGCATCGGCTGGCGCCATGTCGCGTGCGCGCTGGCGCTGGCCGGCCTCAACTGGACACGTTGGGCCGCCTTGACGCCGAACCCGCTGACCTGGTTCGGCATCCTGCTGGTGGCGGCTACGCTCGCGCTGGCCGTCGGAAGCCTCCGGCTGCCTGTCGCCGCCCACCTGCAACGCCACGATTATTCCTACGGCATCTACATCTATCACTGGCCGGTGCTGCTGATGCTGCGTACCGCGTTCGCCCCGCTCGGCCACTGGCGGCTGCTGGCGCTGGGACTGCTCGTGACGGGCGTGCTGGCCGTGCTCAGCTGGCACCTGGTGGAAGCCCCCGCGCTGCGCACGGTGCGGCGCCTGCTGCGCCGGAACGCACGCGAAGCGCTGGCAGGCGCGACGCCCGCGCGTCCACGCGAACGCGCCTGACCTTTGCACTCTGCTAAGCTGCGAAAATGCCGCACCGGCGCGAGAATTGCGCCCCGTTGCGACCTCGACCGTATACAATCATGCCTGGTCGAAATGAGGATAGCGGAACGGATGGTTGTGGATATGCTGTTGCTGGGCCTGGCGAGCGTCGCAGTCGTTTCCGGCTGCCTGGTGCCGAACCGCTGGCTGCCGTCCTCCCTGCCCAACGATAAATTGTTGCATTTCGCGAGCTTTGCCGGCCTGAGCCTGTTGGCCCTGCGCATCGCGCACGGCCGGACCGAAGCGGCGCTGTGGCTGCTTGGCCTATTGCTCGGCGGCTGGCTGATCGAATGCCTGCAGGCGCTGCTGCCCGACCGAGGGTTTTCCTGGCGCGACATCGGCGCCAACGCGGCGGGCATCGCAACGGTCGCGCTGTGCGCCGAGTGCATCCACCTGTTTTCCAAATGAAGCCCATGACCTCCACGACGAAGGAAATGCAACGCATGGATCCCGTCCCCGCGGCTGCGCCCCCGGCCGAGGAAAGGCAGATCCAGATCCACCTGCGCAAGATCCCGCTGCTGGCGGAGCTGAACGACGAGGAAATCATCCGCGTCAAGCAAGACATGCGCATCCGCCAATACATCAAGCGCGACATCGTGCTACAGAAGGGTGGCCATGGCGACGGCCTGATGTTCCTGCTGTCCGGCCAGCTGCAGGTCATCGACGTGACGGAGGATGGCCGTGCGATCGGCCTGCGCATGCTCACGCCGGGCGACTTCTTCGGCGAAATTGCACTGATCAATAATTCGACGCGCTCTGCCTCCGTCGTCGCGATGACGGACGTGCTGGTCGGCTTCCTGCCCGCGCCCACGGCCATGCATCTGTTCGCCCACTCGCCGTCGGTGGCGCGACACATGCTCAAACACCTTGCGCAAAAGATCCAACGCGATTCCGAATTGCGTGCCCTGCTCAGCATCAACAACACGGCCAAGCGCATCTATACCTACCTGATGCAGATGCAAAAACAGCAGTCGTTGGAACCGGGTGTCCCAAGCGTCGTCGAAAACCTGCCCACCCACCAGGACATCGCGAATATGGTCAACACCAGCCGCGAGACGGTCACGCGCGCCCTGCTCACGCTCACCCAGCTGGGCATCGCGCAAAAGGATGCACACCGGTTGATCATCCGCGATCCGGAAGGCCTGAAGAAGCTGGCGCACGGCGCCTGAGGCCGGCCCGGTCCGGTGACATCCGGCCCAAACTTCGTTACAACTCTGTTAATTTGTGTGGCAGAACCGTAGAGTATAATCTTGCGCTCACTGGGCCTTGCCACTTTATGAAGAACCACCAGACGTACTCTGCCGAGGCGCCGCCTGCCGGGACCGCGCCATGATCTCTCCCCTGATGCTGCGCGGCCTCTGGGCCTACCGCGGCTTCGTGCTGGGCAGCGTCAAACGCGAATTCCAGTCGAAGTACAGCAATGCGGTGCTGGGCGCGCTGTGGTCCCTGCTCTCGCCGCTCGCGATGATCGTCGTGTACACCGTGATCTTCGCCGAGGTCATGCACAGCAAGCTGCCCGGCGCCGCGGCCGACGCGCACTACGCCTACAGCATCTGGCTGTGCGCGGGCGTCCTCACGTGGGGCCTGTTCGCCGAGATCGTCGCGCGCGCCCAGGGCATGTTCATCGAGCAGGCCAACCTCATCAAGAAGGTCAGCTTTCCTCGCATCTGCCTGCCCCTCATCATCGTGCTCTCCGCCTTGCTCAACTTCGCCATCATTTTCGGCCTGTTCACCGTTTTTCTCGTCGCCTCGGGTTCTTTCCCCGGCTGGATCTATTTTTCCATCCTGCCCGTGCTCGCCGTGCAGGTGCTGCTGGCGATCGGACTCGGCATGATCGCGGGCGTGCTGAACGTGTTCTTCCGCGACGTCGGCCAGTTCGTCACGATCGCCATGCAGTTCTGGTTCTGGCTCACGCCCATCGTGTACCCGGCCACGATCCTGCCGGCCGACGTGCGTCCGCTGCTGGACTTCAATCCGATGGCGCGGGTGATCGCCGCTTACCAGGCCGTGCTCGTGCAAGGCGCCGCGCCCGACTGGCGGTCCCTGTTCCCCGTGTTCGTGCTGGCCGTGGTCCTGTGCCTGTTCGGCCTGCGCCTGTTCCGCCGCCGCGCCGGCGAGATGGTGGATGAACTCTGATGGGCGCGATCGTCGTCAAAGGCCTGGGCAAGGCCTATAAACAATATCCGACGCGCTGGTCGCGCCTGGCGGAATGGGTATTTCCCGGCCGCCCGCGCCACAAGCTGAAATGGGTGCTGCGCGACGTCGGCTTTTCCGTCGCGCCGGGCGAAGCCGTGGGCCTCATCGGCATCAACGGCGCCGGCAAGAGCACCCTGCTCAAGCTGATCACGGGCACGACGCAGCCGACGACGGGCACCGTCTACATGGAAGGCCGCGTGGCCGCGCTGCTGGAACTGGGCATGGGCTTCCATCCCGATTTCACGGGCCGCCAGAACGTCTACATGGCGGGCCAGCTGCTCGGCATGACGGTCGACGAGATCACCGCACTGATGCCGGAAATCGAAGCGTTCGCCGAGATCGGCGACTACATGGACCAGCCCGTCCGCGTGTACTCGAGCGGCATGCAGATGCGCGTCGCGTTCTCCGTCGCCACCGCGCGCCGGCCCGACATCCTCATCGTCGACGAAGCCCTGTCCGTCGGCGACGCGTACTTCCAGCACAAGAGCTTCGACCGTATCCGCCGCTACCGCCAGCAGGGCACGACGTTATTGCTCGTCTCGCACGACAAGCAGGCGATCCAGTCCGTGTGCGACCGCGCCCTGCTGCTGGACGGCGGCCGCCTCACCAAGGAAGGCGCGCCGGAAGAGATCATGGATTACTACAACGCCCTGATCGCGGAGCGGGAAAACGCGACTGTCCGTCTGCAGGCGACCGGGACGGGCAAGGTGCAGACCGTGTCCGGCACGGGCGAGGCGACCGTCGCCGACATCGCCCTGCTCGACGAACACGGCGAGCGCGTGGAAGTCGTCGACGTCGGCGCGCCGGTCACGCTGCAGGTGACGGTGAAAACCAACGCCGCGATCCCGCGCATGGTCCTCGGCTACATGATCAAGGACCGCCTCGGCCAGCCGATGTACGGCACCAACACGCATCTGAAGGAACTGCCGCTGGACGACGTGGCGGCCTTTGAAACAGTCGTGTACCGCTTCGCCTTTCCGATGAACCTGGGACCGGGCAGCTATTCGGTGGCGACGGCCATCGTCAGCACCGAGACCCACCTCGTCAACAACTATGAATGGCGCGACCTGGCGCTCGTGTTCACGGTCGTGAACATGCGCCGTCCGTATTTCGAAGGGTCGGCCTGGCTCGACCCGGCCATCGACATCCAACGCACATGAGATTCATCTCCTACGCCCAGAACAACGAGGACGTGCTGCTGTGGCGTGCGCTCGGCCACATCCGGGACGGCTTCTACATCGACGTGGGCGCCAACGATCCGGTCGAGCATTCGGTCACCAAGGCGTTCTACGACGCCGGCTGGCGCGGCATCAACATCGAACCGCTGCCGGCCCACATCGCCGCCTTCGACGAGCAGCGCCCCGGCGACATCAACCTCGCCGTCGCCGCCGGCAGCGAGGCCGGCACGCTCACCTTGTACGACGTGCCCGCCGTGCGCGGCTGGGCCTCGCCCGAGCGCAGCGTCGCCGACCTGCACCGCGCGGAAGGCCACGCGGTAGCCGAACTCACCGTGCCCGTGCGCACTTTGACCGACGTGTGCGCAGAGCACGTGCGCGGCGACGTCCACTTTTTGAAGATCGACGTCGAAGGCTTCGAAGGCGAAGTCCTGCGCGGCATGGATTTCGAGCGCTGGCGGCCCTGGGTGCTCGTGATCGAAGCGACCCTGCCGAACAGCCGCGAGACGAACCACGCCAGCTGGGAACACCTCGTCACCAGCCGGCGCTACCGCTATGCGTGGTTCGATGGCCTGAACCGCTACTACGTGGCCGAGGAACACGCGGAATTGCTGGACAGCTTCGGCATCCAGCCGAACGTCTTCGACGACTACATCTCGCACCATCTGGACAAGGCCTGGACCGCGAACCGCACGGCCACGAAAGCCCTGGAAGCGTCGGAGCAACAGGCCGAGGCGGCACGCACCGAGCTGCACGACATGATGCAGTTCGCGGAAAACCTGGAACTGGAAAAGCAGGAGGCGTTGGCCGAAATCGCGCAGCTGCGCCACGACCTGGCCCAGGCCCACGCCAACGGCCAGCAAGCCACGCTGTGGGCGCGCGACCTCGAGCAGCGCCTGACGGCGACCTATAACAGCACGTCTTGGAAGGTGACGCGGCCGCTGCGCATGGCGGGCAGCATCGTGATCCGCCTGCGCCGGCCCGGCCTCGCGCGCCGCGTGCTTGCGCGCGTGACGAAGAACCAGCGCCTGCGCCGCGCGTTGATCCCGTTCCTGCTGCGCCATCCGGCGCTGAACCGGCGCGTGTCCGGCATGCTGCAGGCCGTCAAGGGCAGCCTGCCGCAGCCGGCGGTGAACATCGACGTCCCCGAAGAACTCAGGGGCCTGCCGGTCTCGGTCCGCAACGTGCTGGCCGACCTGCAGCGCGCCCGCAAGCACACAGGCGGTTGAACCATGCGTATCGTGATCGACTTCGACGACAGCCAGGATCGCATCGATTCGGCGGCGCTGACGCTCGCCCAGGACCTGGTGCGCACGGCCGCCGGCCATGACATCCGGGTGACCGTCTCGAACCGCTCGCACGTGGCGGTGGAGACGCTGCGCTCGGTGTTCAAGGACCGCCTGCGCGTGTTCGATTTGCCTGGCAATCCCCGCTACGCGGCCGCGGTGCGCATCCACGCCTTCGCCGGCCTTGCGCCGGACGTCGTGCTGACCTTGGCCAGAGCCGGCCGCGCCCGCGCCATGCCGGGCGCGCCGTTCGCGCACGTCGTGTCCGCGCCCGGCACCGAGAGCGCCGGCGCGCTGTGGACCCGCGTCGCCGCCAGCGCGGCCGAAAGCGCGGCGCCGCCCCTGGCGCCGCAAGGCCGCCCGAAACTGGCGTACGTGTCCCCGCTGCCGCCCGTCAAATCGGGCATCGCCGACTACAGCGCGGAACTGCTGCCGGAACTGGCGAAGCACTACGACATCGACCTCGTCGTCGACCAGGAACACGTGAACGATTCGCGCGTGGCGGGCTTCCCGCAACACAGCCCCGCCTGGCTGCGCGACAACGCGCACCTGTTCGACCGCGTGCTGTACCACTTCGGCAATTCGCACGCGCACCAGCACATGTTCGCATTGATCCGCGACGTGCCCGGCGTCGTCGTGCTGCACGACTTCTTCTTTTCGGGCGTGCTGGACAACCTGGAACGCGAAGCGTATCTGCCGCAGGCGTTCATGCAGGCGCTGTACGAATCGCACGGCTTCAGTGGCCTGCTCGACCACGCGAGGAACGGCCGCAATTCGGCCATCTGGAAGTACCCCGTCAACAAGGGCGTGCTGGATGCGGCGGCCGGCGTGATCGTGCACTCGGATTTTTCCAGAACGTTGGCAAGCGACTGGTACGGAGAACAGACGGCCGAACACTGGCGCACCATCCCGCTGCTGCGCGGCCGGCCGGAAGGCAGCATCGGGCCTGACGCGCGCGCGGCCGCCCGCACGCGCCTGGGTTTGGCGATGGACGACTACGTCGTGTGCACGTTCGGCATGC
This genomic stretch from Massilia putida harbors:
- a CDS encoding CHASE2 domain-containing protein, whose protein sequence is MRDAFVRAQSTIAPEPRILVVDIDEASMKALGPWPWPRARLADLVEILLTRYEARGIALDILLPEAADPPGDTRLAMLAMNGPLVLAQAFAYDPAGLRPEPLRSGVLAGATHYYRGPGVLATGYLANHAGLARAPHVGNIGFIPDNDGVLRRIPLLTRFDGRDYPALALALVNCCTGSRPLQLGDPGLMRVSFRRDWSAFTIASAADILSGSIDPASASGRLVLVGSSSMSLTDRVATPHDASRPGLDVQAAVLSDLLDHQAGAVPPRWPGRALATAFALTAALLAALAFPRLAALSSVGLLAGLSVLWVGVAYLTAPHDPGFSTTGPLATNLFLLTLAVPFHWQQSQQRSRHLLSTLRQYVAPAVVQELLRSNLRDPLSPRLLDVTTLIADMEGYTGQVESLSMEQAAVLTREFLDCLTEPVFEHGGTLDKYTGDGLVAFWGAPLPVEQHADLALDAARAIVERVSRLSDARQALGYPSLRVRIGIESGLAMAGDFGTSLRSIYTAVGDSVNTASRLEQAAREFTYDVIVGAGTVERAGRHRFLPLGERRLRGKGKATVLYTVIDGAPGIEQPVPAPPMERPA
- a CDS encoding ABC transporter permease; this encodes MISPLMLRGLWAYRGFVLGSVKREFQSKYSNAVLGALWSLLSPLAMIVVYTVIFAEVMHSKLPGAAADAHYAYSIWLCAGVLTWGLFAEIVARAQGMFIEQANLIKKVSFPRICLPLIIVLSALLNFAIIFGLFTVFLVASGSFPGWIYFSILPVLAVQVLLAIGLGMIAGVLNVFFRDVGQFVTIAMQFWFWLTPIVYPATILPADVRPLLDFNPMARVIAAYQAVLVQGAAPDWRSLFPVFVLAVVLCLFGLRLFRRRAGEMVDEL
- a CDS encoding tetratricopeptide repeat protein; translation: MTHPEPRRAALAARLLACTLLLVPTVARAGQDAPLQQDLYQDALQAIAEGRRTDASNELRRLIDKEPLHAGAWVDLAMAQCALGHGDEAERLFAVIETRFNPSPAMLQLIAETREAGCSTWHAQSTFTVTTGRGTDQNVNQGASASSYTLDTGSGPIEYALSSDFLPHHDQYTMAAADYTRELTRNGTVGFAQFLGRRNDHLHRYDSASLFAGVDAPWRIGRWALRTTGTLGNITLGGHDYQHQVQLQARIDPPLPLPGGVQFALLASAVHTQFLTLANFDSNTYALRGILTHRKEGRYDSVGIGRLDDRSGALRPGGSRIGWYGNVQTRRALSTRLSGELAYTAQSWHGDQPYSPGLINAVRRQLTQSLRVSLSYRLDEHQSLQLEARAVRNRENISIFEYNNHQLQLSWQWQGF
- a CDS encoding Crp/Fnr family transcriptional regulator; the protein is MDPVPAAAPPAEERQIQIHLRKIPLLAELNDEEIIRVKQDMRIRQYIKRDIVLQKGGHGDGLMFLLSGQLQVIDVTEDGRAIGLRMLTPGDFFGEIALINNSTRSASVVAMTDVLVGFLPAPTAMHLFAHSPSVARHMLKHLAQKIQRDSELRALLSINNTAKRIYTYLMQMQKQQSLEPGVPSVVENLPTHQDIANMVNTSRETVTRALLTLTQLGIAQKDAHRLIIRDPEGLKKLAHGA
- a CDS encoding FkbM family methyltransferase; protein product: MRFISYAQNNEDVLLWRALGHIRDGFYIDVGANDPVEHSVTKAFYDAGWRGINIEPLPAHIAAFDEQRPGDINLAVAAGSEAGTLTLYDVPAVRGWASPERSVADLHRAEGHAVAELTVPVRTLTDVCAEHVRGDVHFLKIDVEGFEGEVLRGMDFERWRPWVLVIEATLPNSRETNHASWEHLVTSRRYRYAWFDGLNRYYVAEEHAELLDSFGIQPNVFDDYISHHLDKAWTANRTATKALEASEQQAEAARTELHDMMQFAENLELEKQEALAEIAQLRHDLAQAHANGQQATLWARDLEQRLTATYNSTSWKVTRPLRMAGSIVIRLRRPGLARRVLARVTKNQRLRRALIPFLLRHPALNRRVSGMLQAVKGSLPQPAVNIDVPEELRGLPVSVRNVLADLQRARKHTGG
- a CDS encoding acyltransferase family protein encodes the protein MAPRTLEQATASHDNGFNLVRLVCATLVVVFHAFPLNSARPGASDPVSPLLAPHTDLGALAVGVFFLISGIFISQSWERDPHLGRYLLRRVARIVPGLFVCLLLTTALAVGLFSSAGWRGMLAPAPWRYIVDNTALHWLRYIIPPEQLTLPGVLNGETLNGPLWTLYWEGRMYVVVALVGLAAALPLRTWMRGAALFLLAAANLFPDVIGGYVWETRLWSLFLTGMLLHTLARDLRIGWRHVACALALAGLNWTRWAALTPNPLTWFGILLVAATLALAVGSLRLPVAAHLQRHDYSYGIYIYHWPVLLMLRTAFAPLGHWRLLALGLLVTGVLAVLSWHLVEAPALRTVRRLLRRNAREALAGATPARPRERA
- a CDS encoding ABC transporter ATP-binding protein, translated to MGAIVVKGLGKAYKQYPTRWSRLAEWVFPGRPRHKLKWVLRDVGFSVAPGEAVGLIGINGAGKSTLLKLITGTTQPTTGTVYMEGRVAALLELGMGFHPDFTGRQNVYMAGQLLGMTVDEITALMPEIEAFAEIGDYMDQPVRVYSSGMQMRVAFSVATARRPDILIVDEALSVGDAYFQHKSFDRIRRYRQQGTTLLLVSHDKQAIQSVCDRALLLDGGRLTKEGAPEEIMDYYNALIAERENATVRLQATGTGKVQTVSGTGEATVADIALLDEHGERVEVVDVGAPVTLQVTVKTNAAIPRMVLGYMIKDRLGQPMYGTNTHLKELPLDDVAAFETVVYRFAFPMNLGPGSYSVATAIVSTETHLVNNYEWRDLALVFTVVNMRRPYFEGSAWLDPAIDIQRT